One window from the genome of Eucalyptus grandis isolate ANBG69807.140 chromosome 7, ASM1654582v1, whole genome shotgun sequence encodes:
- the LOC104453612 gene encoding magnesium protoporphyrin IX methyltransferase, chloroplastic yields the protein MACSVSLTSPICFHNANNGKTALNPSPIKTAKATPRLRTFTQFAIPPLSTAAADFASVDGAAIAVIGGSSVAALAAVLTLTDPERRRQLQAEEVGGKDKEVVREYFNNSGFQRWKKIYGETDEVNKVQRDIRLGHSKTVENVMKMLTDEGSLQGVTVCDAGCGTGCLAIPLAKEGAIVYASDISAAMVSEAEKQAKEQLQITNDDQSSPPTMPKFEVSDLESLKGKYDTVICLDVLIHYPQSQADGMIAHLASLAESRLILSFAPKTFYYDLLKRVGELFPGPSKATRAYLHAEADVERALQKVGWKIKERGLITTQFYFARLVEAVPA from the exons ATGGCTTGCTCGGTGTCCTTGACATCCCCCATTTGCTTCCACAATGCGAACAACGGGAAGACTGCACTGAATCCTAGCCCAATCAAGACGGCAAAGGCAACACCGAGGTTGAGAACGTTTACCCAGTTCGCGATTCCGCCCCTCTCCACTGCGGCAGCCGACTTTGCGTCCGTGGATGGCGCAGCAATCGCCGTCATTGGCGGCAGCTCAGTGGCTGCTTTGGCCGCTGTGCTCACACTGACGGATCCAGAGAGGAGGCGGCAGCTCCAGGCAGAGGAGGTGGGCGGTAAAGACAAGGAGGTGGTTAGGGAGTACTTCAACAACTCAGGGTTCCAGAGATGGAAAAAGATATATGGCGAGACAGATGAAGTCAATAAAGTCCAGCGTGACATACGGCTTGGGCACTCCAAGACCGTGGAGAATGTGATGAAGATGTTGACTGATGAGGGGTCTCTTCAAGGGGTCACCGTCTGTGATGCTGGGTGTGGCACGGGGTGCCTCGCTATTCCGCTGGCAAAGGAAGGCGCTATCGTATATGCCAGTGATATCTCTGCTGCTATGGTTTCCGAGGCTGAGAAACAG GCGAAAGAGCAGCTTCAAATCACCAACGATGACCAATCATCTCCTCCAACTATGCCAAAATTCGAAGTGAGTGATTTAGAGAGCCTAAAAGGGAAGTATGATACGGTGATATGTTTGGATGTTCTCATACATTACCCACAGAGTCAGGCTGATGGGATGATCGCCCACCTTGCTTCACTGGCTGAGAGTCGGTTGATTCTGAGCTTTGCTCCAAAGACGTTCTACTATGATTTGTTAAAAAGGGTAGGGGAATTATTCCCAGGACCTTCCAAGGCAACAAGAGCTTATTTGCATGCTGAGGCGGATGTCGAGAGGGCATTACAGAAGGTTGggtggaaaataaaagagagaggcCTAATCACCACTCAGTTTTACTTTGCGAGACTTGTCGAGGCTGTTCCTGCATAG